One Stenotrophomonas sp. SAU14A_NAIMI4_5 DNA segment encodes these proteins:
- a CDS encoding thioredoxin family protein, with amino-acid sequence MLPMRAALPLLLLATALSACSPAQAPVASAKAAEAAPAAAIAWRQGDVDDAFNEAAETGKPVLLYWGAVWCPPCNQLKAGLFKDPAFIALTGKFVPVYLGGDEEGAQAWGERFGVRGYPTLIVLDPQRNEITRVAGGNDAAELTRTLTVAASRRSAVAETLAIALSTPAKLGAEDWQVLGDYGWEVDANRLAGQRKADEVLRQLAKAAPDAALQRRFALLALATAEKPTTPPTEVRELLQAVLAQPTEVRRNRELLGYAGANLVKQASAGPASSNTLGQQLLVALDRADAERGNRADDALSRALTEVSLARQQQPEGALPAALVQRVKQRVTAADAAATDAHARQATISSAVYALREVGDDAGAEALLLAELKRSEQPYYYMPELAELAEKRGDTAGALEWLKRAYDGAQGPATRVQWGVLYVEGLLRLAPDDAPRIEQATDALIAELQAQPSGYHQRTKQRFERLAVQLKAWGGKHQGAETLARLQQHMQQACGEQIDSACRGWLS; translated from the coding sequence GGCGACGTCGACGATGCCTTCAACGAAGCCGCCGAGACCGGCAAGCCGGTGCTGCTGTACTGGGGCGCGGTGTGGTGCCCGCCGTGCAACCAGCTGAAGGCCGGCCTGTTCAAGGATCCCGCCTTCATCGCGCTGACCGGCAAGTTCGTGCCGGTGTACCTGGGTGGCGACGAGGAGGGCGCGCAGGCCTGGGGCGAGCGCTTCGGCGTGCGCGGCTACCCGACCCTGATCGTGCTCGACCCGCAGCGCAACGAGATCACCCGCGTGGCCGGTGGCAATGACGCCGCCGAACTCACCCGCACCCTGACCGTGGCCGCCAGCCGCCGCAGCGCGGTGGCCGAGACCCTGGCCATCGCGCTGTCTACTCCGGCCAAGCTGGGCGCGGAAGACTGGCAGGTGCTGGGCGACTATGGCTGGGAAGTGGATGCGAACCGCCTGGCCGGCCAGCGCAAGGCCGACGAGGTGCTGCGCCAGCTGGCCAAGGCCGCGCCCGACGCCGCCCTGCAGCGTCGCTTCGCCCTGCTGGCCCTGGCCACCGCGGAGAAGCCGACCACGCCGCCGACCGAAGTACGCGAACTGCTGCAGGCGGTGCTGGCGCAACCCACCGAAGTGCGCCGCAACCGCGAGCTGCTGGGCTATGCCGGTGCCAACCTGGTGAAGCAGGCCAGTGCAGGCCCGGCCAGCAGCAATACACTGGGCCAGCAGCTGCTGGTGGCCCTGGACCGTGCCGATGCCGAGCGCGGCAACCGAGCCGACGATGCGTTGTCGCGCGCGTTGACCGAAGTCTCGCTGGCCCGCCAGCAGCAGCCCGAAGGTGCACTGCCAGCGGCGCTGGTGCAGCGGGTGAAGCAGCGGGTAACCGCCGCCGATGCCGCGGCCACGGACGCGCACGCGCGCCAGGCGACCATCAGCAGCGCGGTCTACGCCCTGCGCGAAGTGGGTGATGACGCCGGTGCCGAGGCACTGCTGCTGGCGGAGCTGAAGCGCAGCGAGCAGCCGTACTACTACATGCCCGAGCTGGCCGAACTGGCCGAGAAGCGTGGCGACACCGCCGGTGCGCTGGAGTGGCTGAAGCGCGCCTACGACGGTGCACAGGGCCCCGCGACGCGCGTGCAGTGGGGCGTGCTGTATGTGGAAGGCCTGCTGCGGCTGGCCCCGGATGATGCCCCGCGCATCGAGCAGGCCACCGATGCCTTGATTGCCGAACTGCAGGCGCAGCCGTCGGGCTACCACCAGCGCACGAAGCAGCGTTTCGAGCGGCTGGCGGTGCAGTTGAAGGCCTGGGGTGGCAAGCACCAGGGCGCGGAGACGCTGGCGCGGTTGCAGCAGCACATGCAGCAGGCGTGTGGCGAGCAGATCGACAGCGCGTGCCGCGGTTGGTTGAGCTGA
- a CDS encoding superoxide dismutase: MPYSLPALPYAYDALEPHFDARTMEIHHGKHHQTYINNLNAALEQAGIADTPVETLIADLDALPESVRGAVRNNGGGHANHSLFWTVLSASGGTPDTELAAAIDRDLGGFAAFKDAFSKAAQTRFGSGWAWLTSDRDGRLQVESSANQDSPLMGAAVGLSGNTPILALDVWEHAYYLHYQNRRPDYIGAFFNIIDWAEVGRRYRQARA, from the coding sequence ATGCCCTACTCGCTTCCCGCCCTCCCCTACGCCTACGACGCCCTGGAACCGCACTTCGATGCGCGCACCATGGAGATCCACCACGGCAAGCACCACCAGACCTACATCAACAACCTCAACGCCGCACTGGAACAGGCCGGCATCGCCGACACCCCGGTCGAAACCCTGATCGCCGACCTCGACGCGCTGCCCGAGTCCGTGCGCGGCGCGGTGCGCAACAACGGCGGCGGCCACGCCAACCACAGCCTGTTCTGGACCGTGCTCAGCGCCAGCGGCGGCACGCCGGATACCGAACTCGCCGCAGCCATCGACCGCGATCTCGGCGGTTTCGCGGCCTTCAAGGACGCCTTCAGCAAGGCCGCGCAGACCCGCTTCGGCAGTGGCTGGGCGTGGCTGACCAGCGATCGCGACGGACGCCTGCAGGTCGAAAGCAGCGCCAACCAGGACAGTCCGCTGATGGGCGCGGCGGTCGGCCTGTCCGGCAATACGCCGATCCTCGCCCTGGATGTCTGGGAACACGCTTACTACCTGCACTACCAGAACCGTCGCCCCGACTACATCGGCGCGTTCTTCAACATCATCGACTGGGCCGAAGTCGGCCGTCGCTACCGCCAGGCGCGCGCCTGA
- a CDS encoding flavin reductase family protein: MDAGGSAYAGPWAGVFPAPAPVPSVDLPPRALRRLLGHYPTGVAIVTARDAHGHPHGLTINSFVPVSLQPPLVLWNLALHAKTLRVFQHATRFTLSVLGAGQEALARRFADPSVRDRFDGVPLLEGEEDTPPRIAGAVTHLTCSRHAQWPVGDHLLLAGRIIEAEETGGAPLMFHRGRFLPGPLELLHEVQP, translated from the coding sequence ATGGACGCCGGCGGCAGTGCCTATGCCGGGCCGTGGGCGGGGGTCTTCCCTGCCCCGGCGCCGGTGCCCTCGGTCGACCTGCCGCCGCGCGCCCTGCGCCGGCTGCTCGGCCACTACCCGACCGGCGTGGCCATCGTCACCGCACGCGACGCGCACGGACACCCGCACGGGTTGACCATCAACTCGTTCGTGCCGGTCTCCCTGCAGCCACCGCTGGTGCTCTGGAACCTGGCCCTGCACGCGAAGACCCTGCGGGTGTTCCAGCATGCAACCCGCTTCACGCTCAGCGTGCTGGGTGCCGGGCAGGAAGCCCTGGCCCGACGCTTCGCCGATCCGAGCGTGCGTGATCGCTTCGACGGCGTGCCGTTGCTGGAAGGCGAGGAAGACACACCGCCGCGTATCGCCGGTGCGGTCACACACCTCACCTGCAGCCGCCACGCGCAGTGGCCGGTGGGCGACCACCTGCTGCTGGCCGGCCGCATCATCGAGGCGGAGGAAACCGGTGGCGCGCCCTTGATGTTCCATCGCGGCCGCTTCCTGCCCGGGCCGCTTGAACTGCTGCATGAGGTACAGCCATGA
- a CDS encoding tetratricopeptide repeat protein, with amino-acid sequence MNIEALEAMLASGKDSALLRFGLGKSWLDAGQPVHAATHLARCVALDPEYSAAWKLLGKAWLAGGQPQAARAAWQRGLSVAGSKGDQQARKEMQVFLRRLDRAPQDGDPPAVLAKAS; translated from the coding sequence ATGAACATCGAAGCACTGGAGGCCATGCTCGCCAGCGGCAAGGACAGCGCGCTGCTGCGCTTCGGCCTGGGCAAGAGCTGGCTGGACGCAGGCCAGCCCGTGCACGCCGCCACCCACCTGGCACGCTGCGTGGCGCTGGATCCGGAGTATTCGGCGGCGTGGAAGCTGCTCGGCAAGGCGTGGCTGGCCGGTGGCCAGCCGCAGGCGGCGCGCGCGGCATGGCAGCGTGGGCTCAGCGTGGCTGGCAGCAAGGGCGACCAACAGGCGCGCAAGGAGATGCAGGTGTTCCTGCGCCGGCTGGACCGCGCCCCGCAGGACGGCGATCCGCCGGCGGTGCTGGCCAAAGCCAGCTGA
- a CDS encoding acyl-CoA desaturase produces the protein MTRASDRALSPAEMNAFGAELDAIRDRILGSLGASDTRYIRRVAAAVRWSGVLGRGLLFLGAFSPLFWAPLLWPACIAGTLLLALAKILENMELGHNVMHGQYDWTGDPKLNGNTYEWDIVATGDNWRKTHNFRHHTYTNVRGMDDDIGYGLLRIFPEQRWSPFYLMQPIIAPIFALLFQWGVAAQDLRLGRWFKGRISSRAMWLQTRPVARKMVRQVLKDYVFFPLLAGPFFLPVMLGNLVANGMRNVWTYVIIFCGHFTAESETFPKECLRNESRGHWYLRQLRGSSNISGGFIINVLSGNLSHQIEHHFYPDLPANRYAAIAKEVKEICRRYGQHYNNGSLPRQFAQVVWRILRHAFPSKPRRLPMPDIMPAPAPANAG, from the coding sequence ATGACCCGCGCTTCCGACCGTGCCCTGAGCCCCGCCGAGATGAACGCCTTCGGTGCCGAGCTCGACGCGATCCGTGACCGTATCCTGGGAAGCCTCGGCGCCTCCGACACCCGCTACATCCGCCGCGTGGCCGCCGCCGTGCGCTGGTCGGGCGTGCTGGGCCGTGGTTTGCTGTTCCTCGGTGCGTTCTCGCCGCTGTTCTGGGCGCCGCTGCTGTGGCCGGCCTGCATCGCCGGCACCCTGCTGTTGGCGCTGGCCAAGATCCTGGAAAACATGGAGCTGGGCCATAACGTGATGCACGGCCAGTACGACTGGACCGGCGACCCCAAGCTCAACGGCAACACCTACGAGTGGGACATCGTTGCCACCGGCGACAACTGGCGCAAGACCCACAATTTCCGCCACCATACCTACACCAACGTGCGTGGCATGGACGATGACATCGGCTACGGCCTGCTGCGCATCTTCCCGGAACAGCGCTGGTCGCCGTTCTACCTGATGCAGCCGATCATCGCGCCGATCTTCGCGCTGCTGTTCCAGTGGGGCGTGGCCGCGCAGGACCTGCGCTTGGGCCGCTGGTTCAAGGGCCGCATCAGCAGCCGTGCGATGTGGCTGCAGACCCGTCCGGTGGCGCGCAAGATGGTCCGCCAGGTGCTGAAGGATTACGTGTTCTTCCCGCTGCTGGCCGGCCCGTTCTTCCTGCCGGTGATGCTGGGCAACCTGGTTGCCAACGGTATGCGCAACGTCTGGACCTACGTGATCATCTTCTGCGGCCACTTCACCGCCGAGTCGGAAACCTTCCCGAAGGAATGCCTGCGCAATGAATCGCGCGGCCACTGGTACCTGCGCCAGCTGCGCGGTTCTTCGAACATCAGCGGCGGCTTCATCATCAACGTGCTGTCGGGCAACCTCAGCCACCAGATCGAGCACCACTTCTACCCGGACCTGCCGGCCAACCGCTATGCGGCCATCGCCAAGGAAGTGAAGGAAATCTGCCGCCGCTACGGCCAGCACTACAACAACGGCTCGCTGCCGCGCCAGTTCGCGCAGGTGGTCTGGCGCATCCTGCGCCATGCCTTCCCGAGCAAGCCGCGCCGCCTGCCGATGCCGGACATCATGCCGGCACCGGCGCCCGCCAACGCGGGCTGA
- a CDS encoding ferredoxin reductase — protein MSAVIRPSLFSPYRWLSPTLFDFWAGQLNPLWTLREPLARLVRREPAGEGAATLVLRCNRHWAGMRAGQHITLGVELEGRVFRRSYSPTALGRRELAITVKAVDGGTISQHLVHHARPGDLFRLDAAFGDFHMPAAAPVLLLAAGSGITPMRSLLREACQRPLAAPVDLFYWERNAAAFQFRDELLALAAATPNLRVHLLTTREGEVPAARIDTHSLAMAGDDTPLAQRHVLACGPDGFVAAARQRLVHQVAGFQAEAFTPPAPLSDADSAGEIALTLARSGRQLKVARGRSLLESLEAQGIKPKHGCRMGICNSCTCDRVSGTTRHLRTGEMQSETAQPVRICVSAPTTDLTLDL, from the coding sequence ATGAGCGCTGTGATCCGTCCGTCCCTGTTTTCCCCATACCGCTGGCTGTCGCCGACGTTGTTCGATTTCTGGGCGGGCCAGCTGAATCCGTTGTGGACCCTGCGCGAGCCCCTGGCCCGCCTGGTCCGGCGCGAGCCGGCCGGCGAGGGCGCCGCCACCCTGGTCCTGCGCTGCAACCGGCACTGGGCCGGCATGCGCGCCGGCCAGCACATCACCCTGGGTGTGGAGCTTGAAGGGCGCGTATTTCGCCGCAGCTACAGCCCGACCGCGCTGGGCCGCCGCGAGCTGGCCATTACCGTCAAGGCGGTCGACGGCGGCACCATCAGCCAGCACCTGGTCCACCATGCCAGGCCGGGCGATCTGTTCCGGCTGGATGCGGCCTTTGGTGACTTCCACATGCCGGCCGCTGCACCGGTGCTGCTGCTGGCCGCCGGCAGCGGCATCACGCCCATGCGCAGCCTGCTGCGCGAGGCCTGCCAGCGCCCGCTGGCCGCGCCGGTGGACCTGTTCTACTGGGAACGCAACGCCGCCGCCTTCCAGTTCCGCGATGAACTGCTGGCCTTGGCTGCGGCCACCCCGAACCTGCGCGTGCACCTGCTGACCACCCGCGAGGGCGAGGTGCCGGCTGCGCGCATCGATACCCATTCGCTGGCCATGGCCGGCGACGATACCCCGCTGGCGCAGCGCCACGTGCTGGCCTGTGGCCCGGATGGCTTCGTCGCCGCCGCGCGGCAGCGCCTGGTGCACCAGGTCGCCGGCTTCCAGGCCGAGGCCTTCACCCCGCCGGCACCGCTCAGCGATGCCGACAGCGCCGGTGAGATCGCCCTGACCCTGGCGCGCAGCGGCCGCCAGCTGAAGGTCGCGCGCGGCCGTTCGCTGCTGGAAAGCCTGGAAGCCCAGGGCATCAAGCCCAAGCACGGCTGCCGCATGGGTATCTGCAACAGCTGCACCTGCGACCGCGTCAGTGGCACCACCCGCCACCTGCGCACCGGTGAAATGCAGTCCGAAACGGCACAGCCGGTGCGGATCTGCGTGAGCGCACCGACCACCGACCTGACTTTGGATCTCTGA
- the fabR gene encoding HTH-type transcriptional repressor FabR, producing the protein MAAATALTPPEDANSPARRTVSREDLLAAALKLIGPHRSLSTLSLREVAREAGIAPNSFYRQFRDMDELAVALIDVAGRSLRTIIGEARQRATSSATSVVRVSVETFMEQLRADDKLLHVLLREGAVGSDDFKHAVERELHYFEEELQHDLVRLAALDGAKLYKPELVATAITRLVFAMGATAMDQPPEKDPELVEQISTMIRMIIVGARTPAAFRRGR; encoded by the coding sequence ATGGCCGCCGCCACCGCCCTGACGCCGCCCGAAGATGCCAACAGCCCGGCCCGCCGTACGGTGAGCCGCGAGGACCTGCTGGCCGCCGCGCTGAAACTGATCGGCCCGCACCGCAGCCTGTCCACGCTGAGCCTGCGCGAAGTCGCGCGCGAAGCGGGCATTGCCCCGAACAGTTTCTACCGGCAGTTCCGCGACATGGACGAACTGGCCGTGGCCCTGATCGACGTCGCCGGCCGCTCGCTGCGCACGATCATCGGCGAGGCCCGCCAGCGCGCCACCTCCAGCGCGACCAGCGTGGTGCGCGTGTCGGTGGAAACCTTCATGGAGCAGCTGCGCGCAGACGACAAACTGCTGCACGTGCTGCTGCGCGAAGGCGCGGTGGGCTCGGATGACTTCAAGCACGCGGTCGAACGCGAACTGCACTACTTCGAAGAAGAACTGCAGCACGACCTGGTGCGCCTGGCCGCACTGGACGGCGCCAAGCTCTACAAGCCCGAACTGGTGGCCACCGCCATCACCCGCCTGGTGTTCGCCATGGGCGCCACCGCGATGGACCAGCCGCCGGAGAAAGACCCGGAGCTGGTCGAACAGATTTCCACGATGATCCGCATGATCATCGTCGGCGCCCGCACCCCCGCAGCGTTCCGCCGCGGCAGGTAA
- the mntR gene encoding manganese-binding transcriptional regulator MntR — protein MGKTGASTSAKNPPLIEAERQVESFRQVREAHRMELVEDYVELISDLLADGGEARQVDIATRLGVAQPTVAKMLRRLARDGWVVQRPYRGVFLTPEGEALAHASRERHQTVERFLLALGVDPDTARRDAEGIEHHVSEQTLALFEAFVRKAEG, from the coding sequence GTGGGCAAGACAGGCGCTTCGACATCGGCAAAGAACCCCCCCTTGATCGAGGCCGAGCGCCAGGTCGAGAGCTTCCGGCAGGTGCGCGAGGCACACCGGATGGAGCTGGTCGAGGACTACGTGGAGTTGATTTCCGACCTGCTGGCCGACGGGGGCGAGGCGCGCCAGGTCGATATCGCCACGCGCCTGGGCGTGGCCCAGCCGACAGTGGCGAAGATGCTGCGGCGCCTGGCCCGGGATGGTTGGGTGGTGCAGCGTCCCTATCGCGGCGTGTTCCTGACGCCGGAAGGCGAGGCGCTGGCCCATGCCAGTCGCGAACGGCACCAGACGGTGGAGCGCTTCCTGCTGGCGCTGGGCGTGGACCCGGATACCGCACGGCGTGATGCCGAGGGCATCGAGCATCATGTGAGCGAGCAGACACTGGCGCTGTTCGAGGCGTTCGTGAGGAAGGCTGAGGGCTGA
- a CDS encoding Nramp family divalent metal transporter, which yields MNTVAPTDSPAAPAATLGALNASVAVPDKGHWWFRLLAFIGPGYMVSVGYMDPGNWATDLAGGSRFGYLLLSVILISNLMAVILQALSARLGIATGMDLAQACRARYPKPVNLALWALCEAAIIACDLAEVIGTAIALKLLFDLPLLWGAVITALDTLLVLLLMNRGFRALEAFVIALLIIIFGCFLVQIALAAPPVMEVLGGFIPRTQVVTDPHALYIAIGIIGATVMPHNLYLHSSIVQTRAYPRTDEGRRSALRWAVTDSTIALTLALFINASILILAAAVFHANGRFDVEDIEQAHQLLAPMLGVGLASTLFAVALLASGLNSTVTATLAGQIVMEGFLHLRLPPWLRRLITRALAIIPVVVVILLFGDQGAVKLLVLSQVVLSMQLPFAIIPLVRLVTDKATMGALVAPRWLGSIAWVIAVVIVALNVKLLVDTFAGA from the coding sequence ATGAACACCGTCGCGCCCACCGACTCCCCGGCCGCCCCCGCAGCCACCCTCGGCGCGCTCAACGCCTCGGTGGCCGTACCCGACAAGGGCCACTGGTGGTTCCGCCTGCTGGCCTTCATCGGCCCCGGTTACATGGTCTCGGTCGGCTACATGGATCCGGGCAACTGGGCCACCGACCTCGCCGGCGGTTCGCGCTTCGGCTACCTGCTGCTCTCGGTCATCCTCATTTCCAACCTGATGGCGGTCATCCTGCAGGCGCTGTCGGCGCGGCTGGGCATCGCCACCGGCATGGACCTGGCCCAGGCCTGCCGCGCGCGCTACCCCAAGCCGGTCAACCTGGCGCTGTGGGCACTGTGCGAAGCGGCGATCATCGCCTGCGACCTGGCCGAGGTGATCGGCACCGCCATCGCGCTGAAGCTGCTGTTCGACCTGCCACTGCTGTGGGGTGCGGTGATCACCGCGCTCGACACGCTGCTGGTGCTGCTGCTGATGAACCGCGGTTTCCGTGCACTGGAAGCCTTCGTCATCGCCCTGCTGATAATCATCTTCGGCTGCTTCCTGGTACAGATCGCGCTCGCCGCGCCGCCGGTGATGGAGGTGCTGGGCGGCTTCATCCCGCGCACCCAGGTGGTCACCGATCCGCACGCGCTGTACATCGCCATCGGCATCATTGGCGCGACGGTGATGCCGCACAACCTCTACCTGCACTCCTCCATCGTGCAGACCCGCGCCTATCCGCGCACCGATGAGGGCCGCCGCAGTGCGCTGCGCTGGGCGGTCACCGACAGCACGATCGCGCTGACCCTGGCGCTGTTCATCAACGCCAGCATCCTGATCCTGGCCGCGGCGGTGTTCCATGCCAATGGCCGTTTTGATGTGGAAGACATCGAACAGGCGCACCAGCTGCTGGCCCCGATGCTGGGCGTGGGCCTGGCCTCGACCCTGTTCGCGGTGGCCCTGCTCGCCTCGGGCCTGAACTCCACGGTCACCGCCACCCTGGCAGGGCAGATCGTGATGGAAGGTTTCCTGCATCTGCGGCTGCCGCCGTGGCTGCGGCGCCTGATCACCCGTGCGCTGGCGATCATCCCGGTGGTGGTGGTGATCCTGCTGTTCGGCGACCAGGGTGCGGTGAAGCTGCTGGTGCTGAGCCAGGTGGTGCTGTCGATGCAGCTGCCGTTCGCGATCATTCCGCTGGTACGGCTGGTGACCGACAAGGCCACGATGGGCGCACTGGTGGCTCCACGCTGGCTGGGCAGCATCGCCTGGGTGATCGCCGTGGTGATCGTGGCGTTGAATGTGAAGCTGCTGGTGGATACCTTCGCCGGCGCGTAA
- a CDS encoding thioredoxin family protein has protein sequence MQIIDATTPEQFQQLLAEHPRVLVDFHKDQCPGCRLLEMSLHRVANSVAGQGTTLLRVQLEVLGEAFFRELGLRQTPTLSLFRDGDERQRLPGFQSPQQIEAAIALHL, from the coding sequence ATGCAGATCATCGACGCCACCACGCCTGAGCAGTTCCAGCAGTTGCTGGCCGAACACCCTCGGGTGCTGGTGGATTTCCACAAGGACCAGTGCCCGGGCTGCCGGTTGCTGGAGATGTCGCTGCACCGCGTGGCCAACAGCGTGGCGGGGCAGGGCACGACCCTGCTGCGCGTGCAGCTGGAGGTGCTGGGCGAAGCGTTCTTCCGCGAACTGGGGCTGCGGCAGACGCCGACCCTGTCGCTGTTCCGCGATGGCGACGAGCGGCAGCGCCTGCCAGGGTTCCAGTCGCCGCAGCAGATTGAAGCCGCGATCGCGCTGCACTTGTAG
- a CDS encoding flavodoxin, translated as MRILVVVASLSGNTRELGRLIQARCLAAGHAVHWQEADDLRSAAPLAADEADLVLLGSWTDNAGRTPSEMKAWVAGIAERGQRPRQLAVFGTGETQWGQEYYCGAVHRLIRYFNSSYPPLEIEQMPHGARHAAAIDAWTDAVLAHYRSTHDADHRRHHA; from the coding sequence CTGCGCATCCTGGTGGTGGTGGCCTCGCTGAGTGGCAATACCCGCGAGCTGGGCCGGCTGATCCAGGCGCGCTGTCTGGCCGCCGGGCATGCGGTGCACTGGCAGGAGGCTGATGACCTGCGTTCTGCTGCCCCGCTGGCCGCCGATGAGGCTGACCTGGTGCTGCTGGGCAGCTGGACCGACAACGCTGGGCGCACGCCGTCGGAGATGAAGGCCTGGGTGGCCGGCATCGCCGAGCGTGGCCAACGCCCGCGCCAGCTTGCGGTATTCGGTACCGGCGAGACGCAGTGGGGGCAGGAGTACTACTGCGGCGCCGTGCACCGGCTGATCCGCTATTTCAACAGCAGCTACCCGCCGCTGGAAATCGAGCAGATGCCGCATGGCGCACGCCACGCCGCGGCCATCGACGCCTGGACCGATGCGGTCCTGGCCCATTACCGGAGTACGCACGATGCAGATCATCGACGCCACCACGCCTGA
- a CDS encoding ribonucleotide-diphosphate reductase subunit beta: MATPLDRIKILEPRHPNRSTGIINGRTSGILNWNDIPYPSFYRAYKELSTNFWIPDEVDMKLDSRQYGELSGREKNAYDSIIGLLATLDSPQTRFIYNVAEYITDPAAHANAAIIGQQEVIHNESYSYVLASITDLPNQNRIFEIARTHPTIIKRNAPIMGAYDDFMREKTAETLLKSLIQSSILEGINFYSGFAYFYNMVRQNRMTGTGKIISFINRDELAHTKFISELIRAIIGENPELQTNELTAYVHQAFEHAIELETQWSSEVLDGIDGIDVEEMTRYVKYRANKMAGMLGIERLYSDTTDNVMPWIKAYADNFTETKTDFFEMRNASYKKTNVDNGFDDL; encoded by the coding sequence ATGGCAACCCCCCTCGACCGCATCAAGATCCTCGAACCGCGCCACCCCAACCGGAGCACCGGCATCATCAACGGCCGCACCAGCGGCATCCTCAACTGGAACGACATCCCGTACCCGTCGTTCTATCGGGCCTACAAAGAGCTGTCGACCAACTTCTGGATCCCCGACGAGGTGGACATGAAGCTGGACTCGCGCCAGTACGGCGAGCTGTCCGGGCGCGAGAAGAACGCCTACGACTCGATCATCGGCCTGCTGGCCACGCTCGATTCGCCGCAGACCCGTTTCATCTACAACGTGGCCGAGTACATCACCGACCCGGCCGCGCATGCCAACGCGGCGATCATCGGCCAGCAGGAGGTGATCCACAACGAGAGCTACAGCTACGTGCTGGCCTCGATCACCGACCTGCCGAACCAGAACCGCATCTTCGAGATCGCGCGCACGCACCCGACCATCATCAAGCGCAACGCGCCGATCATGGGAGCGTATGACGATTTCATGCGTGAGAAGACCGCCGAGACCCTGCTGAAGTCGCTGATCCAGTCGTCGATCCTGGAAGGCATCAACTTCTATTCCGGCTTTGCGTACTTCTACAACATGGTGCGGCAGAACCGCATGACCGGTACCGGCAAGATCATCAGCTTCATCAACCGCGACGAGCTGGCCCACACCAAGTTCATCAGCGAGCTGATCCGCGCCATCATCGGCGAGAACCCGGAGCTGCAGACCAATGAACTGACGGCCTACGTGCACCAGGCATTCGAGCATGCCATCGAGCTGGAAACGCAGTGGTCGTCGGAAGTGCTGGATGGCATCGACGGCATCGACGTGGAGGAAATGACCCGCTACGTGAAATACCGCGCCAACAAGATGGCCGGCATGCTGGGCATCGAGCGCCTGTACAGCGACACCACCGACAACGTGATGCCGTGGATCAAGGCCTACGCCGACAATTTCACCGAGACCAAGACCGACTTCTTCGAGATGCGCAATGCAAGTTACAAGAAGACCAACGTCGACAACGGCTTCGACGACCTCTGA